A region of Procambarus clarkii isolate CNS0578487 chromosome 48, FALCON_Pclarkii_2.0, whole genome shotgun sequence DNA encodes the following proteins:
- the LOC138351126 gene encoding putative per-hexamer repeat protein 5, whose product MVDMGGHLPSVVRVNSVGLEFISRAGYEDIEMVMCDMLRTPVEAIYGVELVTAHLVVIKFMREEEYRAFLCCFEGLTVTLAVTVTLAVTVTLAVTVTLAVTVTLVVTVILAVTVTLAVTVTLAVTVTLAVTVTLAVTVTLAVTVTLAVTGILAVTVTLAVTVTLAVTGTLAVTVTLAVTVTLAVTGTLAVTVTLAVTVTLAVTGTLAVTVTLAVTVTLAVTVTLAVTVTLAVTGTLAVTVTLAVTVTLAVTVTLAVTVTLAVTVTLAVTVTLAVTVTLAVTVTLAVTVTLAVTVTLAVTDTLAVTDTLAVTGTLAVTSTLAVTDTLAVTGTLAVTATLAVTSTLAVTGTLAVTGTLAVTGTLAVTGTLAVTGTLAVTCTLAVTGTLAVTGTLAVTVTLAVTGTLAVTGTLAVTGTLVVTVILAVTGTLAVTGTLAVTGTLAVTGTLAVTGTLTVTGTLAVTGTLAVTGTLAVTGTLAVTDTLAVTGTLAVTGTLVVTDTLAVTATLAVTGTLAVTGTLAVTGTLAVTGTLAVTGTLAVTITLAVTGTLAVTGTLAVTGTLAVTGTLAVTGTLAVTSTLAVTGTLAVTSTLAVTGTLAGTGTLAVTGTLAVTGTLAVTGTLAVTSTLAVTGTLAVTGTLAVTSTLAVTGTLAVTRTLAATKSLAPNLSRQGRESFVKGIEPASFDSLPGTLDH is encoded by the exons atggttgacatgggcggccatcttccctCTGTTGTGCGTGTGAACTCTGTGGGTCTGGAGTTCATTAGCCGGGCTGGATATGAGGACATCGAGAtggttatgtgtgacatgcttcgtaccCCGGTGGAGGCTATCTACGGTGTGGAGCTTGTAACCGCCCACCTGGTTGTTATCAAGTtcatgagggaggaggagtaccggGCCTTCCTCTGTTGTTtcgaggggc TGACTGTTACTCTGGCAGTGACTGTTACTCTGGCAGTGACTGTTACTCTGGCAGTGACTGTTACTCTGGCAGTGACTGTTACTCTGGTAGTGACTGTTATTCTGGCAGTGACTGTTACTCTGGCAGTGACTGTTACTCTGGCAGTGACTGTTACTCTGGCAGTGACTGTTACTCTGGCAGTGACTGTTACTCTGGCAGTGACTGTTACTCTGGCAGTGACTGGTATACTGGCAGTGACTGTTACTCTGGCAGTGACTGTTACTCTGGCAGTGACCGGTACTCTGGCAGTGACTGTTACTCTGGCAGTGACTGTTACTCTGGCAGTGACTGGTACACTGGCAGTGACTGTTACTCTGGCAGTGACTGTTACTCTGGCAGTGACTGGTACACTGGCAGTGACTGTTACTCTGGCAGTGACTGTTACTCTGGCAGTGACTGTTACTCTGGCAGTGACTGTTACTCTGGCAGTGACCGGTACTCTGGCAGTGACTGTTACTCTGGCAGTGACTGTTACTCTGGCAGTGACTGTTACTCTGGCAGTGACTGTTACTCTGGCAGTGACTGTTACTCTGGCAGTGACTGTTACTCTGGCAGTGACTGTTACTCTGGCAGTGACTGTTACTCTGGCAGTGACTGTTACTCTGGCAGTGACTGTTACTCTGGCAGTGACTGATACTCTGGCAGTGACTGATACTCTGGCAGTGACCGGTACTCTGGCAGTGACCAGTACTCTGGCAGTGACTGATACTCTGGCAGTGACCGGTACTCTGGCAGTGACCGCTACTCTGGCAGTGACCAGTACTCTGGCAGTGACTGGTACTCTGGCAGTGACTGGTACTCTGGCAGTGACCGGTACTCTGGCAGTGACTGGTACTCTGGCAGTGACTGGTACTCTGGCAGTGACCTGTACTCTGGCAGTGACTGGTACTCTGGCAGTGACCGGTACTCTGGCAGTGACCGTTACTCTGGCAGTGACTGGTACTCTGGCAGTGACCGGTACTCTGGCAGTGACTGGTACTCTGGTAGTGACTGTTATTCTGGCAGTGACCGGTACTCTGGCAGTGACTGGTACTCTGGCAGTGACTGGTACTCTGGCAGTGACTGGTACTCTGGCTGTGACTGGTACTCTGACAGTGACCGGTACTCTGGCAGTGACCGGTACTCTGGCAGTGACTGGTACTCTGGCAGTGACCGGTACTCTGGCAGTGACTGATACTCTGGCAGTGACTGGTACTCTGGCAGTGACCGGTACTCTGGTAGTGACTGATACTCTGGCAGTGACCGCTACTCTGGCAGTGACCGGTACTCTGGCAGTGACCGGTACTCTGGCAGTGACCGGTACTCTGGCAGTGACCGGTACTCTGGCAGTGACTGGTACTCTGGCAGTGACTATTACTCTGGCAGTGACCGGTACTCTGGCAGTGACCGGTACTCTGGCAGTGACTGGTACTCTGGCAGTAACCGGTACTCTGGCAGTGACTGGTACTCTGGCAGTGACTAGTACTCTGGCAGTGACTGGTACTCTGGCAGTGACTAGTACTCTGGCAGTGACTGGTACTCTGGCAGGGACCGGTACTCTGGCAGTGACTGGTACTCTGGCAGTAACCGGTACTCTGGCAGTGACCGGTACTCTGGCAGTGACTAGTACTCTGGCAGTGACTGGTACTCTGGCAGTGACTGGTACTCTGGCAGTGACTAGTACTCTGGCAGTGACTGGTACTCTGGCAGTGACCAGGACTCTAGCAGCGACTAAGTCTCTAGCGCCAAATTTGTCAAGACAGGGAAGGGAGTCTTTCGTTAAAGGAATCGAACCTGCGTCATTTGACTCCCTGCCAGGCACCCTCGATCACTAA